The sequence GTAGTGTTCGTGCCTAGCTAATCCATAAGCTAGGGCAGCTGCCTTGCAGCTGACGGCAGGAGAGATGCCTACGTCCAAATGGATAAGGCATGCACTCCTTGAAAGTGCCACAGTGACGTAGTCTGCTTGGAAACGGGCAGAGTGGAACGCGGTAAACCCCTCGAGCGAGAAACCCAAACAATGGTAGGGGCATTTTTCAGTCTGAAAATGAACGGAACTGAAAAAACGAAGCAATTCGTAGATAGATGGTTGTCGCCGGAGTACGAGGCTCATCACCGTTTGTAGTACAAAGGTACAGAACATGGCTTATCGATGGCATGGAGATGAACGTTATAAGCGAGCCAAAACCCTTTACAAGGGTTTTTTTTATTGGAATCTGTTAGAATAAACGGGGAACACTGTTTGGCAGGAGGGAAGAAAAATGGACAACCAAGCAAAAACGATGTATCTCATAGGCGTTGTGCTTTTCCTGTTAACTGGAATTGGCTTTACGATTCAAGGTGATTTACTTGCAGGTGGGGTATTCCTTGTCTTGTTTTTTGCGTTATACATGCTGATTGTCTTTTTGCACCACCGCTCCTTACGTACGCAAAAGCTCGCGACATTTTTAATGTTTGCTTTTGGCGTCATCGCTGCTGCAGGAGCTGTTTTTGCTTATACGCAAGGCGGCTATTTATGGCATTAGCGCCAGTGAAGAGAAGAGAAAGGGGCATGAACGATGAAAAAAGTGACGCTCATTGCCACAACCACAATGGGGCTGGAAGCAATTGCTGCAAGGGAAGTACGCCAGCTTGGCTATGAAAACGTAACAGTTGAAAACGGCCGTGTGTTGTTTGAAGCAGCAGTTGAAGCGATTCCAAGGGCAAATTTATGGCTGCGCACAGCGGATCGGATCAAAGTCCGCATTGGCGAATTTAAAGCCATGACATTTGATGAATTGTTTGAGAAAACAAAGGCGCTCCCGTGGGCGGATTTGTTGCCGCCTCATGCGGAATTCCCTGTTATTGGGCGCTCCGTCAAATCAAAGCTATTTAGCGTTTCAGATTGCCAAGCGATTGTAAAGAAAGCAGTCGTCGAAAACTTGAAAAAACGTTATAAACGTAGCTGGTTTGATGAAAATGGGCCGCTATACCGTATAGAAGTAGCGTTATTAAAAGATGTAGCTACATTAACATTAGATGCAAGCGGAACAGGTTTGCATAAGCGGGGGTACCGTGTTTTACATAATCAGGCGCCGTTAAAAGAGACGCTCGCTGCGGCGATGATCCAATTAACAACATGGACGAAAGACCGTCCTTTCGCAGATCCTT is a genomic window of Shouchella clausii containing:
- a CDS encoding THUMP domain-containing class I SAM-dependent RNA methyltransferase, giving the protein MKKVTLIATTTMGLEAIAAREVRQLGYENVTVENGRVLFEAAVEAIPRANLWLRTADRIKVRIGEFKAMTFDELFEKTKALPWADLLPPHAEFPVIGRSVKSKLFSVSDCQAIVKKAVVENLKKRYKRSWFDENGPLYRIEVALLKDVATLTLDASGTGLHKRGYRVLHNQAPLKETLAAAMIQLTTWTKDRPFADPFCGSGTLAIEAAMIGQNIAPGFNRDFVSEEWHWIGEERWRQAREEVEDLANYDQPLDIIGSDIDHRAVELAKGNALEAGLGDVIQFKQMQMKDFRHKRPYGILVGNPPYGERLGERKEVEHLYKEMGQVMALHDTWSVYVLTSHEEFEQLYGKKANKKRKLYNGNIKTDFYQFFGPRPPKQD